A window of Citrus sinensis cultivar Valencia sweet orange chromosome 7, DVS_A1.0, whole genome shotgun sequence contains these coding sequences:
- the LOC102618000 gene encoding uncharacterized protein LOC102618000: MDLDDFDDLDKATPSQVPSRVSRFLPKSSKLVPKPEPPPEKAEPQQPKKPKTEDNFQQTTSVNLTPKTEPSVSNGDVKLESKPVPEPETEPRKEEPVDLNMDELHLQDDEDMIVREIDVFFTPSIDADSKLYVMQYPLRPLWRPYELDERCEEVRVKPSTSEVEMDLSIDVDSNNWDSEKASRLSMPKQTLSTTWMPPQATGYAIGVLIGNKLHLNPIHAVVQLRTSMGFLKSGGSKRKNNVASEIPVKLEDSNQDKSVGSSKKQNKRMGSIEQRSNEEECWVPLKYHGSKSDFSARYLQRMLVEENSPIHFTMNPYDYVSSLCPGAGSNNTKSKGPSRRFLLSMPLEERFKKLLCEGEPVQRFSTLMHFAPNDTVEDVIGVLHKNGLLVQGLWAPRSPLLFNNDKMKCLARDYVLLSFSKNSVVKFQHLSVSPKLRDHIKCFLNIFAVERPDFKDWKFRQQTDLSFIKEHPNIVIKQEQVWAAAEKQITDVINKLGKSGSTLRNDAGKSAMVNKHLKAINSSNGPSGALTGNKNLSNESREALPKALQKLFQIHKVCSLPLIKQGLRDLAISQSTLPKADARMTVLAAEIVDSSFVDTQEFAEVISQVATNIHGFYVSKSSEDPQHGPLRKVVTDLLLAGGPDAKLKKADVVEAARHVLKREISNAEYSKVMSDICESKGSAWILKKPK, from the exons ATGGACCTTGACGACTTTGATGACCTCGACAAAGCTACACCGAGTCAGGTTCCCTCGCGAGTCTCCAGATTCTTGCCGAAATCTAGTAAACTGGTGCCAAAGCCTGAACCACCTCCTGAAAAAGCCGAGCCGCAACAACCGAAAAAACCGAAAACTGAAGATAATTTTCAGCAAACGACGTCTGTCAATCTCACGCCAAAGACCGAACCTTCAGTTTCCAACGGCGATGTGAAGTTGGAGAGTAAACCGGTACCTGAACCGGAAACGGAACCGAGAAAAGAAGAGCCGGTGGATTTAAACATGGACGAATTGCACTTGCAAGACGACGAAGATATGATTGTTCGCGAAATTGACGTGTTCTTTACTCCTTCAATTGATGCTGACTCCAAG TTATATGTAATGCAATATCCTCTCAGACCCCTTTGGCGTCCGTATGAATTAGATGAAAGATGTGAAGAG GTTAGAGTGAAACCTTCAACTTCAGAAGTAGAAATGGACTTGTCTATAGATGTTGATTCGAACAATTGGGACAGTGAAAAAGCAAGCCGCCTCAGCATGCCGAAGCAg ACTTTGTCGACTACATGGATGCCTCCTCAGGCAACTGGATATGCCATTGGTGTTCTCATAGGTAACAAG cTACACTTGAATCCTATTCATGCAGTTGTGCAGCTCCGAACATCAATGGGGTTTTTGAAATCTGGTGGCTCAAAACGGAAGAATAATGTTGCAAGCGAAATTCCTGTTAAATTAGAAGACTCTAATCAAGATAAATCTGTTGGTTCATCAAAGAAGCAG AACAAGCGGATGGGATCTATTGAGCAAAGATCAAATGAAGAAGAG TGTTGGGTACCACTAAAGTACCACGGTTCAAAGAGTGATTTCTCTGCTAGATATCTGCAGAGAATGTTGGTGGAAGAAAATTCTCCTAtacatttcacaatgaaccc GTATGATTATGTTAGCTCCTTGTGTCCTGGAGCTGGCAGCAATAACACTAAATCCAAGGGCCCTTCAAGAAG GTTCTTGCTTTCTATGCCACTGGAAGAACGCTTTAAGAAATTGCTTTGTGAG GGAGAACCAGTTCAACGTTTTAGCACTCTTATGCATTTTGCTCCCAATGACACTGTTGAAGATGTTATAGGAGTCCTTCACAAAAATGGACTTTTAGTGCAAGGCCTCTGGGCTCCGAGAAGTCCTTTGCTTTTCAACAATGACAAAATGAAATGTTTAGCAAGAGATTATGTGCTTCTTTCATTTAGCAAGAATTCGGTGGTCAAGTTTCAACATTTATCTGTCAGTCCAAAGCTCAGAGATCATATAAAATGCTTTCTCAATATATTTGCTGTTGAAAGGCCTGACTTCAAGGATTGGAAGTTTAGGCAGCAGACTGATTTGTCATTTATAAAAGAGCACCCTAATATTGTTATTAAGCAGGAACAAGTTTGGGCAGCTGCAGAGAAACAAATAACTgatgttataaataaattgggaaAAAGTGGATCTACTTTGAGGAATGATGCTGGAAAATCTGCCATGGTTAATAAGCATTTAAAAGCAATAAATTCTAGTAATGGCCCAAGTGGAGCACTTACTGGCAACAAGAACTTATCAAATGAAAGTCGAGAAGCTTTACCAAAGGCCTTGCAGAAACTTTTTCAGATTCACAAGGTTTGCAG cTTGCCGTTGATTAAGCAAGGTTTGCGAGATTTGGCCATCTCCCAATCTACTCTTCCAAAGGCAGATGCTAGAATGACTGTACTTGCAGCAGAGATTGTTGACTCTAGTTTTGTTGACACTCAAGAATTTGCTGAAGTCATAAGTCAAGTTGCAACTAACATTCATGGTTTCTATGTTTCAAAATCATCAGAGGATCCACAACATGGTCCATTGAG GAAAGTTGTGACTGATCTTCTACTCGCTGGAGGGCCTGACGCCAAGCTGAAGAAGGCTGACGTTGTTGAAGCTGCCAGGCATGTTCTTAAGAGAGAAATTAGTAATGCAGAATACAGCAAG GTCATGAGTGATATTTGTGAATCCAAAGGTTCTGCCTGGATCTTGAAAAAGCCAAAATGA